From the genome of Ralstonia insidiosa:
CGCCGCACGCACGGCGCCTTCCGCATACGACTGGCGCGTGTTGGAGCGATGCGTGATCTCGATGCGCTCGCCGTCGCCGGCAAACAGCACGGTGTGGTCGCCCACGATATCGCCGCCGCGCACGGTGGCGAAGCCGATGGTGCCCAGCTCGCGCGGGCCGGTTTCGCCTTCGCGCGCATAGACGGCGCGATCGGCCAGCTTGGTGCCTTGCGCTTCAGCCACAACTTCGCCCATCTTGAGCGCGGTGCCAGACGGCGCATCGATCTTGTGCTTGTGGTGCGCTTCGATGATCTCCACGTCGTAGCCTTGCGCGAGAATCTTGGCAGCCAGCTCGATCAGCTTGAAGGTCGCATTCACGCCCACACTCATGTTAGGCGCCCACACCACGCCGATCGACTCGCCGTAGGTCTTGAAGCTGGCCTTCTGCTCAGCCGTAAAGCCGGTCGTGCCGATCACCACGCCAGTGCCCACCTCACGCGCAATGTTCAGGTGATTGAGCGTTGCGTCCGGGCGGGTGAAGTCGATCAGCACGTCCGCTTGCGAAAGACCCGTGCGCACGTCGTCGGTCACGATCACACCGGTGGTTTTGCCCAGCTTGGCGCCAGCATCCTGGCCCACCATGTCGCTACCGGGGCGATCCAGCGCGGCGCCCAGTGTCACGCCCGGCGTGCGCAGTACGGTGTCGATCAGCATCTGGCCCATGCGGCCCGATGCGCCTGCAATCGCGATTTTCATGTCAGTCAGCGCGGAAAAGTGCGAAAAAAGAAAACGGTCTGTAAAACGCACAAGCGGCGGAACCAGTCCGCCGCTCGCTTGAAGATGGGTTGCCGGTTTGGCGAATCCGCCCTTCAGGGCGTCACTGCGGCTGGGTGGCCGGCGGCGGAACGGCGGCGTCAGTGCCACCACCACCGGTGCGGCGCTCCGGTAGCGTCATATCCACGGTGTTTTTGGCACCGGTGGTCGACTGCACACGGTCGCTCACTTCAGCCGACGGGATCGACGGCGCGCGCGCTGCCGGCGCGGCACCCGCAGCGGCGGCGGCCTCAGCGGCCTCCTTCTTCGGGCGTTTGATACCGTCGATCTCGGCAATCAGCTCGGTCTCGGACGGCAGATCATCCGCGCCCACCCACTTGGCCAGACGATCGCTGTCAAACCACAGCGTCAGCTTGCGTTCCTGCACGACGTTCGTGTTGCCGCGCTTGAACGAGAAGACGTAGTCCCAGCGGTTGGCGTGGAACATGTCGGTCAGCAGCGGCGTGCCGAGCACGAAGCGCACCTGATCGCGCGTCATGCCTTCCTTGAGCTGCGCGGCCTGCTCGCGCGAGACGAAGTTGCCCTGCACGATATCGATGCGATACGGCGTGATGGCATTAGCGATCTTGCGCGTGGTGCTGTCGTAGGTCCCGCATCCGGCCAGCAACACCGACACAGCAAGCATGGCGCCCAGTACGAGGCCGCCGCGACGGGCAGCGATGGTGGCAAAACGAACAGGACTGCGCGCAACGGAAAAGGTCATGAGCGATCGGCCTTGAAACGGGCCCGGGGCGGGCCCGGTGCGTGAGGGATGGCGACGGCCCAGGCACATCCCATATGCCTGTCCAGCCTGTCCAATAGGACTTTTGCCGCCAAAACCCTTATGATTGAAATATCCGAACATTGTACTCTAGGGAGCCAGGCGCATGCCGAGTCCTGCAGACCTCAAGAACATCGGTCTGAAAGCCACGGTGCCGCGGTTGAAGATCCTCGAGATCTTTCAGACCAGCGAAGAGCGCCATATGAGCGCTGAAGACGTGTACCGCATCCTGCTCGCCGAGCACATGGATATTGGCCTGGCCACGGTCTACCGTGTGCTGACCCAATTCGAGCAGGCCGGACTGCTATCACGCAACAACTTCGAGTCCGGCAAGGCCATCTACGAGCTCAACGAGGGCAAGCATCACGATCACCTCGTGTGCCTCGACTGCGGCCGCGTGGAAGAATTCTTTGACGCCGAGATCGAGCAGCGCCAGCAGAGCATTGCCCGTGCGCGCGGCTTTGCGCTGCAGGAGCACGCACTATCGCTCTATGGCAACTGCACGAAAGAGCCCTGCCCACATCGCCCCAAACGCTGATTCACGCTAAGGCGCCGCCCACAAAAGAGAACGGCCGCATCGTCTGCGGCCGTTTTTCATTGGGGGTAAAGCACAGCGTGCGTCAGACGGACAGCCGCGCCTCACCCTCCTTTTCTGCATCACCCTTGCCGCTCTTGCCCGACGCATCCGCCTGCAGCGGCGAGTGCGCGGGCGCGCCCAATGCCTGACCGGTGTACTCGGCCACCACCTGCTTGAAGAGGTGACGCGCCCACACCAGCATCGGATGCGTGTTGCGGCTGCGGTGCCACAGCATATTCAGGCCCAGCACGGTTTCAAGCTCGGACGGCAACGGGAAGGCATTCAGGTTGTACGCATCGCACACCAGATCCTTCATCAGCGAATTGACCGTGAAGATCATGTCGGTCTGGCTCGCCACCTCAGCCTGGGTGCGCCAGCCGTGCACGGTCATGGTGGAGTGGCGCTTCAGGCCGCGCTGCTGCAGTGCGTAGTCCAGCGGAACGAGGTCACAACCTCTTCCATGATCTCCGGATGGCGCGTGGGGAACGGCGAGAACGCCAGGTCCAACTCGTTGGCGCGCATGGCGGCCACGTCGGCTTCCCACGAGGACGATTCGGTCAGGCGCACCTGCAGGCCCGGTGCCAGGCGCTTGAGGCGCAGCAGGAAGCGGTCGAACAGCGCATCGCCCAGCGTACCGGCAAAGCTGATGTTGAACGCACCAGTAGCCTCTGCGGGATCGAACGTAGCGATATCGCCTTCGTTGATGGCCGCCCAAAGATCAAGCATCTCGCGCACCTTGGGGCCGAGCTCAAGCGCCTTGGGCGTTGGCGTCAGGCCGTGCGGGACGCGAATAAAGAGAGGATCGTCGAAGATCTCGCGCAGACGGCCCAGCGAATGCGACACCGCAGGCGCGGTCATGTGCATCTTTTCAGCCACGTACGTGGCGTTCCGCTTGCTGAGCAGCTCGACAAAAATCACCAACAGCTTGGTATCGACGTTGACCATGGGACGCCTGGGCTCAGACACGTTGGAAAACTGAAATGGCAAACGTTGCAGGAGCAACGGCCAGATGGGGCGCAAATCGCCGCCACATCACAATGTAGTATTTGTTCAGTGTACGGAACACGTCCCAATTTTCAAAGCGAATTCCAGCGGCCCGCACCGTAAATTTGCTTCTACGCAAAC
Proteins encoded in this window:
- the dapB gene encoding 4-hydroxy-tetrahydrodipicolinate reductase, with protein sequence MKIAIAGASGRMGQMLIDTVLRTPGVTLGAALDRPGSDMVGQDAGAKLGKTTGVIVTDDVRTGLSQADVLIDFTRPDATLNHLNIAREVGTGVVIGTTGFTAEQKASFKTYGESIGVVWAPNMSVGVNATFKLIELAAKILAQGYDVEIIEAHHKHKIDAPSGTALKMGEVVAEAQGTKLADRAVYAREGETGPRELGTIGFATVRGGDIVGDHTVLFAGDGERIEITHRSNTRQSYAEGAVRAAVFVAGKKGLYDMNDVLGL
- a CDS encoding outer membrane protein assembly factor BamE, which gives rise to MTFSVARSPVRFATIAARRGGLVLGAMLAVSVLLAGCGTYDSTTRKIANAITPYRIDIVQGNFVSREQAAQLKEGMTRDQVRFVLGTPLLTDMFHANRWDYVFSFKRGNTNVVQERKLTLWFDSDRLAKWVGADDLPSETELIAEIDGIKRPKKEAAEAAAAAGAAPAARAPSIPSAEVSDRVQSTTGAKNTVDMTLPERRTGGGGTDAAVPPPATQPQ
- the fur gene encoding ferric iron uptake transcriptional regulator codes for the protein MPSPADLKNIGLKATVPRLKILEIFQTSEERHMSAEDVYRILLAEHMDIGLATVYRVLTQFEQAGLLSRNNFESGKAIYELNEGKHHDHLVCLDCGRVEEFFDAEIEQRQQSIARARGFALQEHALSLYGNCTKEPCPHRPKR